Sequence from the Pecten maximus chromosome 8, xPecMax1.1, whole genome shotgun sequence genome:
ATACTTTTTTTTCACAGGTGTTGTGCTAAATCTTATCAGGCAACCTGGTATAAAGCTTTCCCGCTTGTCTGCCTTGTTTCACACGGGGAGAGACGGGATAGAAGATCTGAAGGACATGAAACTACAATCTGTTGTAGGACTGTTGTGTCAGTATGCCTCACCTAAACTGGCAGGAGACTGGGACAATGTCGGATTACTGGTGGAGCCTACAGACCCACATGAGGTAGAGTCATAGgcaaatttaaaataattaatcaaaGGTCagatgtaaaatttaaaaagtattCTATATGTATAACCCtagtaaatactagccgcaatataccgctcggctaaagagatcttctctttagctcaatcggttgagcgtaagactagtaagccagaggtcccgggttcgattcctagTGAAGGCAgagatttaaatttaattaatcatgccaCTGTGACATATAATTAGGTAGCCCGGACATCAAATAGAAAATCTACCTTGGTCACATGAAATCCTGATCAGTTATCATCACAGTCCTTCACTTGTGTAATTACCTATTCGTTCATTCATAattgaaatcatatttaaaCATGCTGACATGATTTGATGTGGTTATAGAACATTATAGTGTATCTTCTCAATTTCACAGAGTTAAACAAAGCTTAGCAAGCATATAAATTATTTAGACAAAATTCTAATTTTGAGACAAAATCTAATCAGAAATCAAGATTTTTTCTTCATGATTAATTTAAACTTAAGCACAGATTGAAGTTTGTATCTTATTTTACTCCCAAGGTGACCAAGCTGTTTTTGACCAATGACCTCACTCCTCCTGTACTGGATGAGGCTATAGAAGAGAAAGCTAACATGATCTTGTCCTACCACCCACCATTGTTCTCTCCCATAAAGCGCCTCACTCAAGTTAGCTGGAAGGACCGTATCATCACAAAGTGCATTGAAAATCGGATAGCAGTCTTCTCTCCCCACACTTCCCATGATGCTCTAGATGGAGGAGTTAATGACTGGCTTATCAGTGCATTTGGTATGTCAAGTTTCTGTAACTTCAAATATCGATTCTTGTACTGAAATACATAATATTCTGTAACATAGTATTGGAAGTGGACTGGGCGAATGCCAGTGGCCAGGTAGGCCAAACAGCTAGAGCGGCCAGCTAGAGTTTGAATGTCCCTGGtgaaagggctaccaagtttgttccaatgaatgacattgactaACATTCAAGGTCAGAAGCatcaaatatatgttaaaatatttatgatagataatGATTTCGTGATAGCCAAGAGACTCCCCAGACCTGATATTGTGCCAAtattatgctggaatgaaggctTATAAAATTTATTTGCATATACCTAGCTAGCTTctctgataatttgataaagtggtaatcagcattAGTTAGTATCTGTATATAAGTGACCTAGATCAACCTCAAAGTTAAACAGGTGAGTGATTCAGGgtcattgggcctcttgttcctcTCCTGCTATATTTGGCACCCATCTAATTACCCACAGAAGGGTGAAGTTTGGTCTGGTGAGCATCTTTGGGGTCAAAGACTTTGAGGAAGTAAAGAGGCATGTAGCAGAACTGTACTGGGCTGAATGatggtggccaggtagctcaGATGTGGTTAGAGCATCCATCGGTCCCATGCAGTCCCAAGTCCCAGTCTGGTTGAATTTTTCCTGTCTTGTTATAACATTAATTATCTAACAGAATATAACATCCAGCTTATATAGTCTGTATACTGAAGCAGTAAATCACACctaatataataatatcatgTTAAAGATGCAGAATAGTTGTAATCAATAGATATCTCTCTACAGATTTACAGAGCAAAAGTCCAGTTGAGCCAACTGTAATGCCAAATAAGAAATTTAGTAAGAAAAGAATCTTCACTGTACCTGTTGATCTCGCTCCAAAACTTATACAGGGACTCTCTGGCATAAAGGGGACCGTCACCACATCTATAGCAGTGTAAGGATTGTTTCTATTTCTGTGTGAGAGGTCACTCTGAGGCATAGCCATCAtatgacattgtacatgtactggtatCTGCAGGTTGGTATACAGCCCATATGTCTCCCAACCAGATAACTTGAGCCAAATTCTTGCTTGCATATAATTGACTTTCTTTGTTCATTGAGATTCACTGGCACTCCATATATCCAATTAATTACTCAAACGCTCTTTTAAGATTAAAAATTTTGTCACATTTTAATTCCACAAATGGGACACTTACATGTACCATTATGAATTAATGTTATCATGGAAATTGCCTCCATTAGCAAATTATTTTAATAGACCAATCAAAAGCCATGGTACATCCTCAATGATTTAAAATGTACGTAGACTGTAATGATATTTCCTGGTGATATGATAATATGTTTGTCTATGCATGCTTTCAAGTGATCCTGACCTTAGTCCAAATCAGTTTCCTTGGTAACCAGGAGAATGCTACCGATGTGATGGATGTCATTGGTGATcatatgaagaaaataaaatctatCGAGTCCTACGACCTTCAGAAGGTATCATTCAGCCATGCATGACACCTTGtagaaatcaatataaaaatctTTTAAGATGAAGATAAACTTTTAGATACTTACATGTGTTGACTACAGCTAAAACTTCACATACAATTAAATGTATTACGATTGTGACCTTGAAACatgatttaatttgtatatGACATTCTCTATACGTTGTTATATCTAGTACATATTATGTTACTTATCCACTGTCTGTAGGTTGTATGGCCTGGGTATGGTATGGGGAGGAAAGGTACACTAAAGGAGCCACTGTCTCTAGAGGACGCTGTCTCTCTAGTAAAGAAACATACCAACTTAGAACATGTACGGCTAGCTGCCTCCCCAGGTAATTAGAGTAAACTGTTAGTGTTTTAAGGAAATAATTAACATAAGTATTCCTTATTTTTGTGTTCTTAGTGAATACaacaattataaatataaatttgagATGAAAAGTTTGCTAGCTCTTCTTGCCAGATTTACCAACTTTTGGTTATTGCattgaacatttaaaaaaaaaaaaaaatttataaagGAAACAAACTAATGCATgcagaaaatataagatttgaACATGTCTGTATTTTCCTGAATTAAGTTAAGTTGtttgttattgaaatattttgtgaatatcaaataagaacataatttatatgaaaaaatgGCAGTATAAAGGCTGTTTgaaaaaagtatattttaaacaccaaagatacatttgtatgtaattaaGAATTCTCTGAGGTTGTAACCAAAGTTGATGGTTTGCTGTCAGTACATGTTTGATTGAATATTTAATAACCTGCAggtcatattttataaattttgctCCGACTACAGTGTAGTATATGATTCTTTATTTCCTGCAGGAGAGTCTCTGATCAGCAGTGTTGCAGTGTGTGCTGGATCAGGTGGAGGGGTCCTGAGGAATGTTCCGGCATCACTGTATGTAACTGGTGAGATGTCTCACCACGAAGTACTGCATGCCGTACACAATGGTACTAGTGTGATTCTCTGTGACCATAGTAACACAGAGCGGGGATACCTTCATGTGCTCAAACAGGAACTCGACAAATTATTTAAAGGGAAAATAGACATTGTTATTTCTAGTAAAGATCGAGATCCATTGGAAGTAGTATGATTTAGGTTTCTATTAAAATAAAAGATTTGAAGAAATCATGATTTGTCATCATATAACAACTCCACTTTAACTAACACTACAGTATTAGATATGATTATGGCAGAGTATATATAGATAGTACCGTCAACTTCAAATGCAACAGACACTCCAATGCAGGAGAACACAGATTCTTCTCCACCACAGACTTCACAACCACTCAGGACATAGCCCTGGACCAAATGACAACACCATTCATCCAGAATATCCACACCTACACTATCTAGTGGAGCTTTGAATGCACTGGACGAGTTCTTTAAGGAATTGGAGAGGCAAACTGAGCTCCTCCTCCATGACTACAATCACCAACAACTAACAAAGTCTGGAACATCATACATCATGCATACGATGAACTGCTTAGCCCCGAGACCTCAATCAGTTTACCTGCGGATCATCAGTCCAGAGTGGAAGACA
This genomic interval carries:
- the LOC117332250 gene encoding NIF3-like protein 1 — protein: MFPVNENESTCGSSTAVKFERKKELKVKLARVVLNLIRQPGIKLSRLSALFHTGRDGIEDLKDMKLQSVVGLLCQYASPKLAGDWDNVGLLVEPTDPHEVTKLFLTNDLTPPVLDEAIEEKANMILSYHPPLFSPIKRLTQVSWKDRIITKCIENRIAVFSPHTSHDALDGGVNDWLISAFDLQSKSPVEPTVMPNKKFSKKRIFTVPVDLAPKLIQGLSGIKGTVTTSIAVFLGNQENATDVMDVIGDHMKKIKSIESYDLQKVVWPGYGMGRKGTLKEPLSLEDAVSLVKKHTNLEHVRLAASPGESLISSVAVCAGSGGGVLRNVPASLYVTGEMSHHEVLHAVHNGTSVILCDHSNTERGYLHVLKQELDKLFKGKIDIVISSKDRDPLEVV